A stretch of Synechococcus sp. WH 8020 DNA encodes these proteins:
- a CDS encoding sulfotransferase, whose product MSVSFSSPILLKAFPRSGGTLFITLLDAHPEIAMSYEIYESNLFDSDAIPLNPSFCLDMLSRDIHSDDIYRVKSVSEPLFRTFLFRAIRAGLCVDDICTVLDSFVSSGKSFSSSPERLVFIDLLMQAKSQQLKKALWGGKTQSDLFALQDLHSDPVFFIMRRDFRDVYASMIVKGNFKYSPSEAATLWANNFTQFREFASISSAKTMEIVYEDLALNPEIVLKNVCDLIGVQFSEAMLSFHTKNMALFRNPFGHLSSDQLKAGINSSSIGKWKSILNSAQIAEIEEICGDLIDF is encoded by the coding sequence GTGAGTGTGTCTTTTTCTTCTCCAATACTTCTCAAGGCATTCCCTCGTAGTGGTGGAACACTTTTTATTACATTGCTTGATGCTCACCCTGAGATAGCAATGTCATATGAAATTTATGAATCTAATCTTTTTGATTCAGATGCTATTCCACTTAATCCATCGTTTTGTCTTGATATGCTTTCTAGGGATATTCATAGTGATGATATTTATAGAGTTAAATCTGTATCTGAACCACTCTTCAGGACTTTCTTATTTAGAGCGATTCGCGCCGGCTTGTGCGTTGATGACATTTGTACTGTTCTTGATTCTTTTGTTTCCAGTGGTAAATCTTTCTCGTCTTCCCCTGAGAGACTTGTTTTTATTGATTTATTGATGCAGGCTAAGTCTCAACAGCTTAAAAAAGCTCTATGGGGTGGAAAAACACAGTCCGACTTGTTTGCCCTTCAGGATCTTCACTCTGACCCTGTATTTTTTATTATGCGCAGAGATTTTCGTGACGTTTATGCCAGTATGATTGTTAAGGGTAATTTCAAATATTCTCCTTCTGAAGCCGCTACTCTTTGGGCTAACAACTTTACTCAATTTAGAGAATTCGCTTCCATTTCTTCTGCAAAGACTATGGAAATTGTTTACGAGGATCTTGCTTTGAATCCTGAGATCGTATTAAAGAATGTTTGTGATTTGATTGGCGTACAATTTTCTGAGGCTATGCTCTCTTTTCATACTAAAAATATGGCTTTATTCCGAAATCCTTTCGGTCATTTGTCCTCCGACCAGCTCAAGGCTGGTATCAATTCTTCTAGCATTGGCAAATGGAAATCTATCCTAAATTCTGCACAGATTGCCGAAATTGAAGAGATCTGCGGTGATCTTATTGACTTCTGA
- a CDS encoding glycosyltransferase family 4 protein, which produces MKHLWIVNHYAQEPSGPGGTRHFSFARHLLEYDWKTFIIASSCEHNTGRQRLGDFETLRADCVDGVDFLWLKVAFEPISVLWLRLFTMLSFAFTVLKPATTRALPLPDLVIGSTVHPFAALAAFFLARRYRVPFVFEVRDLWPRTLVAMGAIRERGPFDLFFGWLERWLAFRSSSVLVLMPGGIDYFHSLGIPRQRLVWLPNGAELSDFPPPPTCIKAQPFQLLYCGSHGPANALDTVLDAMAILQTRGVSSSALILRMIGDGSCKADLQQRALDLGLSGVIFEPSVPKKVLAALISDADGFVVAMQRLPELYRYGISFNKLFDYFQAARPIVSASCAAYDPVLAADAGFVVPAGDPLALADGIDKLRQLPYLERQRLGLNGRVYLEQNHSYPLLGQRLASHLDSLVSHDDNR; this is translated from the coding sequence ATGAAGCACCTTTGGATAGTTAACCATTATGCTCAGGAGCCATCAGGTCCAGGTGGCACTAGGCATTTTTCTTTTGCTCGGCACCTTCTTGAGTATGATTGGAAAACTTTTATTATAGCTAGTAGTTGTGAACACAACACGGGGCGTCAGCGTTTAGGTGACTTTGAAACTCTTCGGGCTGATTGTGTTGACGGAGTTGATTTCCTTTGGTTAAAGGTTGCTTTTGAGCCTATTTCAGTTCTTTGGCTCCGTTTGTTTACGATGTTGTCGTTTGCATTCACTGTCCTTAAACCTGCAACTACGCGTGCCCTCCCCCTACCTGATCTTGTCATTGGCTCCACTGTTCATCCTTTTGCAGCACTAGCAGCTTTTTTCTTAGCTCGTCGCTACCGCGTTCCCTTTGTGTTTGAGGTTCGTGATCTCTGGCCTCGGACTTTGGTCGCTATGGGGGCAATCAGAGAACGTGGACCTTTTGATCTGTTTTTTGGCTGGTTAGAGCGCTGGTTAGCTTTCAGGTCATCTTCCGTCTTGGTTTTGATGCCTGGTGGCATTGACTATTTTCACTCTCTTGGAATCCCTCGGCAGCGCTTAGTTTGGCTTCCAAACGGTGCAGAGCTTTCTGATTTCCCACCGCCACCAACTTGTATTAAAGCCCAACCTTTTCAATTGTTGTATTGCGGTTCCCATGGTCCTGCTAATGCACTTGACACTGTTCTTGATGCCATGGCAATTCTTCAGACACGTGGTGTTTCTTCCAGCGCTCTAATATTGCGTATGATTGGAGATGGATCTTGTAAGGCTGATCTTCAGCAACGTGCACTTGATCTTGGTCTTTCTGGTGTGATTTTCGAGCCGTCAGTTCCCAAAAAGGTTTTGGCTGCGCTTATCAGTGATGCTGATGGATTTGTCGTTGCAATGCAACGACTGCCGGAGCTTTATCGCTATGGGATCAGTTTTAACAAGTTGTTTGATTACTTTCAGGCTGCTCGTCCGATTGTGTCGGCTTCATGCGCAGCCTATGATCCAGTTCTTGCCGCCGATGCAGGATTTGTAGTTCCAGCAGGTGACCCTTTGGCCCTTGCTGACGGTATTGACAAACTTCGTCAACTGCCATATTTAGAACGCCAGCGCCTTGGCTTAAATGGTCGTGTTTATCTCGAGCAGAATCACTCTTATCCACTGCTTGGTCAGCGACTAGCTTCTCACTTGGATTCTTTAGTTTCACATGATGACAATCGCTGA
- a CDS encoding UDP-glucuronic acid decarboxylase family protein, producing MPASLIRNLVTGGAGFLGSHLCDRLMEAGEEVICLDNYFTGRKANIAQWMGHPRFELIRHDVTEPIKLEVDRIWHLACPASPVHYQFNPVKTAKTSFIGTYNMLGLARRVGARLLLASTSEVYGDPEVHPQPESYRGCVNPIGIRSCYDEGKRIAETLCFDYQRMHDLEIRVTRIFNTYGPRMLPDDGRVVSNFIVQALKGEPLTLYGDGSQSRSFCFVDDLIEGMIRLMNGAHTGPINIGNPTEFTIRQLAELVRDKINPDLELICKPLPQDDPLQRQPIIDLAQKELAWEPSVELEKGLEPTIAYFKELLLCT from the coding sequence ATGCCTGCTTCTCTCATTCGTAATTTGGTGACCGGTGGTGCTGGTTTTCTGGGCTCCCATCTATGTGATCGCTTGATGGAAGCTGGAGAAGAGGTGATCTGCTTGGACAATTACTTCACGGGCCGTAAGGCGAATATTGCGCAGTGGATGGGCCATCCCCGCTTTGAATTGATCCGCCATGACGTGACCGAGCCGATCAAGCTTGAGGTGGACCGGATCTGGCATCTGGCTTGCCCGGCCTCACCGGTGCACTACCAGTTCAACCCGGTCAAAACGGCGAAAACGAGCTTCATCGGCACATACAACATGCTGGGCCTAGCCAGGCGGGTTGGGGCAAGGCTGCTGTTGGCCAGCACCAGTGAGGTCTATGGCGATCCTGAGGTGCATCCCCAGCCTGAGAGCTATCGAGGATGCGTGAACCCCATCGGCATTCGCAGCTGCTACGACGAAGGCAAACGGATCGCTGAAACCCTGTGTTTCGATTACCAACGGATGCATGACTTGGAAATCCGGGTGACGCGGATTTTCAACACCTATGGTCCGCGCATGCTTCCTGATGATGGCCGGGTGGTGAGCAACTTCATCGTGCAGGCGCTCAAAGGAGAGCCGCTCACTCTTTATGGCGATGGCAGTCAGAGTCGCAGTTTTTGCTTTGTGGATGATCTGATCGAGGGGATGATTCGCTTGATGAATGGTGCCCACACAGGGCCAATCAACATTGGCAACCCAACCGAATTCACGATCCGGCAGCTGGCGGAGCTGGTGCGGGACAAGATTAATCCAGACTTGGAATTAATTTGTAAGCCACTGCCTCAGGATGATCCACTGCAACGGCAGCCCATTATCGATCTTGCCCAGAAGGAGTTGGCTTGGGAACCCTCTGTGGAACTTGAAAAGGGTCTGGAGCCCACGATTGCTTACTTCAAGGAGTTGCTTCTGTGTACATAG
- a CDS encoding MGDG synthase family glycosyltransferase, which yields MIFTSSGGTAHDAAAYAIEAWLKRWDPDGEVLVEHVLENASVFTGAGVALYNWIQRHGPWMHQIYWRVVEFEDVTKPGTLLAGRFYVIRLLRKLQPDLLISTHPHINRGHFDLARRVCPNLRCITCCTELDGGFGFSRNWLTRSADVFWTLTPEVSADVRRRGYNRVPAPALGPLFDPAFEEELALPERCNSADQLPLLVLGAGANGANNHIRLLEVLLPLAGRLRVVALCGRRQAALDQLRQWAEEHPQLSLTPLGFQGPAAMAKLYKQAWAMVARPGARTATEALAAGTVLIFNGFGMTMPQELLARRYFHARKIDCCIRKPQDLLELCRGWLEQPQHYQKLKAEVARHALVADREAIRSLLLARDSAKG from the coding sequence TTGATCTTCACCTCCAGCGGTGGTACGGCTCATGATGCAGCCGCGTATGCGATTGAGGCCTGGCTGAAACGCTGGGATCCAGATGGTGAGGTTCTGGTTGAGCACGTGCTCGAGAACGCGAGCGTCTTCACCGGCGCAGGAGTCGCTCTTTACAACTGGATCCAGCGCCATGGCCCTTGGATGCACCAGATCTATTGGCGTGTTGTGGAGTTTGAGGATGTGACCAAGCCCGGCACCCTGCTGGCTGGTCGTTTCTATGTGATCAGGCTGTTGCGCAAGCTTCAGCCAGATTTGCTGATCTCTACCCATCCCCATATCAATCGCGGCCATTTCGATTTGGCTCGGCGGGTGTGTCCCAATTTGCGCTGCATCACCTGCTGCACCGAGCTCGATGGGGGCTTTGGGTTCAGTCGCAATTGGCTCACAAGGAGCGCGGATGTTTTCTGGACGCTGACCCCAGAGGTGAGCGCAGATGTACGCCGTAGGGGCTATAACCGGGTCCCGGCTCCGGCCTTGGGACCTTTGTTTGACCCCGCTTTTGAGGAGGAGCTCGCCCTTCCGGAACGTTGCAATAGCGCTGATCAGTTGCCGTTATTGGTTCTAGGGGCAGGTGCCAATGGTGCCAACAATCACATTCGCTTGCTCGAGGTGTTGCTGCCCTTGGCAGGCAGGCTGCGTGTCGTGGCTTTATGTGGTCGCCGTCAGGCTGCTCTGGATCAGCTTCGGCAATGGGCTGAGGAGCATCCCCAACTCTCCCTGACGCCATTGGGCTTCCAGGGGCCTGCTGCGATGGCCAAGTTGTACAAACAAGCTTGGGCGATGGTGGCGAGGCCAGGGGCGCGCACAGCCACGGAAGCCTTGGCCGCAGGCACGGTGCTGATTTTCAATGGTTTCGGGATGACGATGCCCCAGGAGCTGTTGGCCCGTCGCTACTTCCATGCCAGAAAGATTGATTGCTGCATTCGCAAGCCTCAGGATTTACTGGAGCTCTGCCGCGGCTGGTTGGAACAACCGCAGCACTATCAGAAACTCAAAGCGGAGGTAGCGAGACACGCACTAGTGGCTGATCGAGAGGCGATTCGTTCGCTTCTTTTGGCTAGAGACTCCGCAAAGGGATGA
- a CDS encoding polyketide synthase gives MDRPDTLNQQEPIAVIGMGCRLPGGVESSDDFWDLLVEGRDVIGEIPPERWDPQRHHDPDPRRPLHQHVRRAGLVEGIDRFDPGFFGISGREAQCMDPQQRLLLEVCWRAIEGAGQPIEQLRGRPVGVFMGISSADYSALLWASEAQYLS, from the coding sequence TTGGATCGTCCGGACACGCTCAATCAGCAGGAGCCGATTGCGGTCATCGGCATGGGCTGTCGGCTGCCTGGTGGTGTCGAGAGCTCCGACGATTTTTGGGATCTTTTGGTTGAGGGGCGAGACGTGATCGGGGAGATCCCTCCTGAACGTTGGGATCCACAACGTCATCACGATCCGGACCCGCGTCGCCCGCTTCACCAGCACGTCCGCCGCGCCGGACTGGTGGAAGGGATCGATCGGTTTGATCCGGGCTTTTTTGGGATTAGTGGCCGGGAAGCGCAGTGCATGGATCCTCAGCAGCGCCTGCTTCTGGAGGTGTGCTGGCGTGCGATTGAGGGGGCCGGTCAGCCGATCGAACAGCTTCGCGGCCGCCCTGTGGGTGTGTTTATGGGCATCTCCAGTGCCGACTACAGCGCATTGTTATGGGCCTCGGAAGCGCAGTACCTCTCTTGA
- a CDS encoding glycosyltransferase translates to MLSRVLADKGVREFVEAAKIVKKVYPNVAFSYGGFLDSLNPTSISESEFRSWVDSDIFEYLGDLSSNDVIIALNKCKFYVLPSYREGTPRSVLEAMALGRPILTTDVPGCRETVVDGLNGFLVPARDPDALANGMIRLIKQSEEDTVRMASNSLKLVKARFDVRKVNTQIIGLLCL, encoded by the coding sequence ATGTTGTCTCGTGTTTTAGCTGATAAAGGCGTACGAGAGTTCGTCGAAGCGGCAAAAATAGTCAAGAAAGTCTATCCGAATGTTGCTTTTTCCTATGGTGGGTTCCTTGACTCTTTAAACCCTACATCGATATCTGAATCAGAGTTTCGCTCTTGGGTTGATTCGGATATTTTTGAATATCTCGGAGATCTTTCGTCGAACGACGTTATCATTGCCTTGAATAAATGTAAATTCTATGTTTTGCCCTCGTACAGGGAAGGTACACCCCGCTCGGTTTTAGAGGCTATGGCTTTAGGTAGGCCCATACTTACTACGGATGTACCTGGTTGTAGAGAAACCGTTGTCGATGGCCTCAATGGATTTCTTGTGCCAGCACGCGATCCGGACGCACTCGCCAATGGAATGATTCGCTTAATTAAGCAATCTGAAGAGGATACTGTTCGCATGGCAAGTAACAGCTTGAAACTAGTTAAAGCTCGCTTTGACGTTCGTAAGGTCAATACTCAAATAATTGGGTTGTTGTGTCTATGA
- a CDS encoding sugar transferase, whose translation MNLFYFVFKSFCDRLVALIAFILLFPFLLLVCLFVAYSFGYPVFFCQQRPGYRGRPFWLLKFRTMTNQRDASGALLPDAQRLTSFGRWLRATSIDELPELINILRGEMSFIGPRPLLMQYLPLYSAQQARRHDVKPGFSGWAQINGRNSLSWEEKFRLDVWYVDHQSFWLDLRIFLLTIWKVIRREGISAAGEATMAPFMGHAGAAEPR comes from the coding sequence ATGAATCTTTTTTATTTCGTTTTTAAGTCTTTTTGTGATCGCTTAGTGGCTTTGATTGCTTTTATTCTGCTCTTCCCTTTCTTATTGCTGGTTTGCCTATTCGTTGCCTATTCCTTTGGTTATCCCGTTTTCTTTTGTCAACAGCGACCCGGCTACCGCGGACGACCCTTCTGGCTACTGAAATTTCGCACGATGACCAATCAGCGAGATGCCAGTGGTGCCTTGCTTCCCGATGCCCAGCGGCTTACGTCTTTTGGTCGTTGGTTGCGCGCTACTTCCATTGATGAGCTGCCCGAGCTGATTAACATCCTCCGCGGTGAGATGAGCTTCATTGGCCCGCGGCCCCTGCTGATGCAATACCTGCCGCTTTATTCTGCTCAGCAAGCTCGCCGCCATGACGTGAAGCCCGGCTTCAGTGGTTGGGCCCAGATCAATGGCCGCAACTCCCTCTCCTGGGAGGAAAAATTTCGTCTTGACGTCTGGTACGTGGATCACCAGAGCTTCTGGCTTGACCTCCGCATCTTTCTGCTCACCATCTGGAAGGTGATCCGCCGCGAAGGCATCAGTGCCGCGGGGGAAGCCACCATGGCGCCGTTCATGGGGCATGCCGGTGCTGCTGAGCCGCGCTGA
- a CDS encoding acetyltransferase: protein MAALLLLGAGGHARVVAETALATGRFSHISFLDDRCTGPNQLPDQLGWPVIGPFAAAFDPQICQQFSAALVAIGNPAVRLQWLPRLVTVGYEIPVVIHPTAWLSPSAQLGVGTVVFAQAAVQSQAVIGSGAILNTGCSVDHDVQLGDGVHICPGARLAGEVQVGDRSWIGIGSSVIQQICIGVDVTVGAGAAVVRDLPDGATAVGVPARVLPTV, encoded by the coding sequence ATGGCCGCTTTGCTTCTCCTCGGCGCGGGTGGCCATGCCCGGGTCGTCGCAGAAACGGCCTTGGCCACAGGTCGTTTCAGTCATATTTCCTTCCTCGATGATCGCTGCACTGGCCCTAACCAGTTGCCCGATCAACTTGGCTGGCCCGTGATCGGACCTTTTGCTGCAGCTTTCGATCCCCAGATCTGTCAGCAATTCTCAGCAGCGCTGGTGGCCATCGGCAATCCCGCCGTGCGTTTGCAGTGGTTGCCGCGGCTTGTCACCGTTGGCTATGAGATCCCTGTTGTGATTCACCCGACTGCCTGGCTGTCGCCCTCCGCTCAGCTCGGTGTCGGCACAGTGGTGTTCGCCCAGGCCGCCGTCCAGTCCCAAGCGGTGATCGGTAGCGGTGCCATCCTCAATACAGGTTGTTCGGTGGACCACGACGTCCAGCTCGGCGATGGCGTGCACATCTGCCCCGGCGCTCGCCTTGCCGGCGAGGTGCAGGTTGGTGACCGAAGCTGGATCGGTATCGGCTCCTCTGTGATTCAGCAAATTTGCATCGGCGTCGATGTCACCGTCGGCGCCGGCGCCGCCGTGGTGCGAGATCTTCCCGATGGCGCCACCGCCGTGGGTGTGCCGGCCAGGGTGTTGCCCACCGTCTAA
- a CDS encoding DegT/DnrJ/EryC1/StrS family aminotransferase, with product MHRRRCHRRRRRRRGARSSRWRHRRGCAGQGVAHRLSSHLLFLHRVTLAPWPHFEADQIDAASRVLSSGKVNAWTGQVTRNFEQEFATWCSNSHAIAMANGSLALSAAYLAIGLGPGDELITTPRTFIATASSAVLLGAKPVFADVDSESGAITATTIAPLITPRTKAISVVHLGGWPADIPTILELARDHGIAVIEDCAQAHGARINGQSVGSFGDVAAWSFCQEKIISTGGEGGMVTTNRADLWDLMWAFKDHGKTHEAVYGREHPPGFRWLHERFGSNFRLTELQSAIGRIQLQHLPEWTAARTRNALFLAEALADLPAVRVPLPPEGITHAWYKFYAFVKPEALADGWNRDRILSEISGLGYPALSGSCSEIYLEKCFQEAGLAPAERLPLSRELGETSLMFLVHPTITPEQMASYAEAVRSVVKRACR from the coding sequence TTGCATCGGCGTCGATGTCACCGTCGGCGCCGGCGCCGCCGTGGTGCGAGATCTTCCCGATGGCGCCACCGCCGTGGGTGTGCCGGCCAGGGTGTTGCCCACCGTCTAAGTAGTCATCTTTTATTTCTTCATCGCGTGACCCTCGCTCCCTGGCCCCACTTCGAAGCCGATCAGATCGACGCTGCAAGCCGAGTGCTCTCCTCCGGCAAGGTGAACGCCTGGACAGGTCAGGTCACTCGCAACTTTGAGCAGGAGTTCGCCACTTGGTGCAGTAATTCACACGCGATTGCCATGGCCAATGGTTCCCTGGCCCTCTCGGCTGCGTATCTGGCCATCGGCCTGGGCCCAGGCGATGAGCTGATCACCACGCCGCGCACGTTCATCGCCACCGCCTCCAGTGCTGTGTTGCTGGGCGCCAAGCCGGTGTTCGCCGATGTGGATTCCGAGTCCGGCGCCATCACTGCCACCACGATCGCGCCGCTGATCACCCCCCGCACCAAGGCCATCTCTGTGGTGCATCTTGGTGGCTGGCCTGCTGACATCCCCACGATCCTCGAGCTGGCCCGCGACCACGGCATCGCCGTGATCGAAGACTGTGCACAGGCCCATGGTGCCCGTATCAACGGCCAGTCCGTCGGAAGCTTTGGTGATGTGGCCGCTTGGAGCTTCTGCCAGGAGAAAATTATTTCCACTGGAGGAGAAGGTGGGATGGTCACCACCAACCGCGCAGACCTCTGGGATCTGATGTGGGCCTTCAAAGACCACGGCAAAACCCATGAAGCGGTTTACGGGCGCGAGCATCCGCCCGGCTTCCGCTGGCTTCATGAGCGCTTCGGCTCAAATTTCCGCCTTACCGAACTGCAGAGCGCCATCGGTCGCATCCAGCTCCAGCACCTGCCCGAGTGGACCGCCGCCCGCACCCGCAATGCTCTTTTTCTCGCAGAAGCGCTTGCCGACCTGCCCGCCGTGCGGGTGCCCCTGCCGCCAGAAGGGATAACTCACGCCTGGTACAAGTTCTATGCCTTCGTGAAGCCGGAAGCTCTGGCTGATGGCTGGAACCGCGATCGTATCCTCAGCGAGATTTCAGGACTCGGCTATCCCGCCCTCTCCGGTAGCTGCAGCGAGATCTATCTGGAGAAGTGCTTCCAGGAGGCTGGGCTTGCTCCTGCTGAGCGTTTGCCCTTGTCGCGTGAGCTGGGTGAAACCAGCCTGATGTTCTTGGTGCATCCCACCATCACCCCCGAGCAGATGGCCAGCTACGCCGAGGCTGTGCGGTCAGTGGTGAAACGGGCCTGCAGATGA
- a CDS encoding polysaccharide biosynthesis protein encodes MKHISFENLVRRSPLFRRLLLIGIDALLLPLAVWLSFWLRLAHPFHPNFQAAGSWLLLAVVLIGLPLYGVTGQYKGLTRYVGSHAFYRLTGRNALLVLLLTAVGVMLRLPMPPRSSWILLWLLLTGFTGAMRFALRDLLLSLRTAEHKQMLRVAIYGAGEAGAQLAAALRLAGNHQIITFLDDAPTLWRRTINGIPIQPPQVLSQIQDKLDQVLLAIPSLPRSDRRRIVAELQRKAIPVLQVPSVDDLTSGRAQIDALRPVSIEDLLGRDTVPPVPELLGPGLRDAVVCITGAGGSIGSELCRQIMQLAPKALLLLESSEPSLYALEQELRQQLPASMTLLPVLGSAADPALVQRLFADHGVETVFHAAAYKHVPLVEANPLAGLANNVVSTRVLCQAAIAAGVSELVLISTDKAVRPTNVMGATKRLAELVVQASALEASKRAKAFGQPGTRFAMVRFGNVLGSSGSVVPLFRRQIAAGGPITLTHPEIIRYFMTIPEAAQLVLQAATLAKGGDVFLLDMGEPVRIKDLAEQMVRLSGLSLRDVQNPSGEIEIVCTGLRPGEKLYEELLIEAESEPTKHPLIFRAQERALPPEMLWPRLDALVAAISNQEVEGALALLAEFVPEWQRGDGVKGAGAEVTTPVENNS; translated from the coding sequence ATGAAGCACATTTCATTTGAAAATTTGGTACGCCGGTCTCCGCTCTTTCGGCGTCTGTTGTTGATCGGCATCGACGCCCTGTTGCTTCCCCTGGCGGTGTGGCTCAGCTTCTGGTTGCGATTGGCCCATCCGTTTCATCCAAACTTTCAAGCAGCAGGCAGCTGGTTGCTGCTTGCGGTGGTGCTGATCGGTCTGCCTTTGTATGGCGTCACCGGGCAATACAAAGGCCTCACCCGTTACGTGGGCAGCCATGCTTTCTACAGGCTCACTGGTCGTAATGCTCTTTTGGTGTTGCTCCTGACCGCGGTGGGAGTGATGCTGCGCTTACCGATGCCGCCTCGCAGCAGTTGGATCCTGCTTTGGTTGTTGCTCACCGGCTTCACCGGAGCGATGCGTTTTGCCCTGCGTGATCTGCTTTTGTCGCTGCGCACTGCGGAGCATAAGCAGATGTTGCGCGTTGCCATCTATGGAGCCGGTGAGGCCGGTGCCCAGCTCGCCGCGGCTCTTCGTCTGGCTGGCAATCACCAGATCATCACCTTTCTCGATGATGCACCAACGCTCTGGCGGCGCACGATCAACGGTATCCCGATCCAGCCGCCCCAGGTGCTGAGCCAGATCCAGGACAAGCTCGATCAGGTCTTGCTTGCTATCCCCTCGCTTCCCCGTAGTGATCGCCGTCGCATCGTGGCTGAGTTGCAACGCAAGGCGATCCCGGTCTTGCAGGTCCCCTCGGTTGATGACCTCACCTCCGGTCGGGCCCAAATCGATGCACTCCGCCCCGTCTCCATCGAAGACCTGCTTGGTCGGGATACAGTGCCGCCCGTGCCGGAGCTGCTCGGCCCTGGTCTGCGTGATGCGGTGGTGTGCATCACCGGTGCCGGTGGTTCGATCGGTTCGGAACTCTGCCGGCAGATCATGCAGCTGGCCCCCAAGGCCTTGCTCCTGCTCGAGAGCAGTGAACCGTCGCTCTATGCCTTGGAGCAGGAGCTCCGGCAGCAGTTGCCTGCTTCTATGACGCTGCTGCCGGTGCTCGGTAGTGCCGCCGATCCAGCCCTTGTCCAGCGCTTGTTTGCAGACCACGGCGTGGAGACCGTGTTCCATGCCGCCGCCTACAAACACGTACCCCTGGTGGAAGCGAACCCGCTGGCGGGCCTCGCCAACAATGTCGTTTCCACCCGGGTGCTCTGTCAGGCCGCCATTGCCGCGGGCGTTAGCGAACTGGTGCTGATCTCCACCGATAAGGCGGTGCGTCCTACCAATGTGATGGGCGCCACCAAGCGTCTGGCCGAGCTGGTGGTGCAGGCCTCAGCTCTTGAGGCGTCGAAACGCGCCAAAGCTTTCGGCCAGCCCGGCACTCGTTTCGCCATGGTGCGCTTTGGCAATGTGTTGGGCTCGTCGGGGTCGGTGGTGCCCCTGTTTCGTCGCCAGATCGCCGCTGGTGGTCCGATCACCCTTACCCACCCCGAGATTATTCGCTACTTCATGACGATCCCGGAGGCGGCTCAGCTGGTGCTACAGGCCGCCACCCTCGCCAAGGGCGGTGATGTTTTCTTGCTCGATATGGGTGAACCGGTGCGAATTAAAGATCTTGCCGAGCAGATGGTGCGTCTGAGTGGCCTCTCGCTGCGGGATGTCCAGAATCCCAGCGGTGAAATCGAAATCGTCTGCACGGGCCTGCGCCCCGGCGAGAAGCTCTACGAGGAACTGCTGATCGAAGCTGAATCAGAACCTACCAAGCACCCGTTGATCTTTCGCGCCCAGGAACGGGCCCTGCCGCCAGAAATGCTCTGGCCTCGATTGGATGCGCTCGTCGCCGCGATTTCGAATCAGGAAGTTGAGGGCGCCTTGGCGTTGCTGGCGGAGTTTGTGCCCGAGTGGCAGAGGGGTGATGGCGTGAAGGGAGCTGGTGCTGAGGTCACTACTCCTGTTGAGAACAATTCATAG